The following proteins are co-located in the Montipora foliosa isolate CH-2021 unplaced genomic scaffold, ASM3666993v2 scaffold_395, whole genome shotgun sequence genome:
- the LOC137987901 gene encoding uncharacterized protein, translating to MSKTCQITQDKTENSRYVLCKRIMASGNILPQRREAVVRGDGNSFYTVIALWRDEVKQGMLIGVDGAGNGGRGMLQLGFFGTLSTRVVVPTTTVLEMCWK from the exons ATGTCAAAAACAtgtcaaatcactcaggacaagacagaaaatagtag GTACGTCTTGTGTAAACGAATTATGGCTTCTGGAAATATACTTCCTCAAAGGAGAGAAGCTGTTGTCAGAGGAGATGGAAATTCTTTTTACACAGTTATTGCTCTTTGGAGGGATGAA GTCAAGCAGGGAATGTTGATAGGTGTGGATGGTGCAGGCAATGGAGGCAGAGGTATGTTACAGTTGGGTTTCTTTGGGACACTGAGCACCAGGGTGGTTGTCCCCACAACCACTGTGTTGGAGATGTGCTGGAAGTGA